A stretch of DNA from Coccidioides posadasii str. Silveira chromosome 1, complete sequence:
CCGACAACGCGGTGCCTTCGATTCTCAAAGGCGCATACGATGCCTTTTCGGAACGAAGAGAAGCCCTTGGGCTGACGAACCCCGGCACCGTGGAGAATGTTGCCCGTGAAGTGCAGAAGGATGTTTTGCTCTCCAATTTCATGTTCACCGGCCTCCGCGCAGATCTGACAAAGGTCTTTGGCGTTTCTCCGCTCTTCAGAGTCTCGCATGCATTCACAATGGGTTCGCAAGGGAACCTGCCACCCTATGCCTTTTCCTCTATGTTTGGCACTCCCAGCGTAAGTTCCCTTTGACCACCCTTTTACGCACCTACATGGAATCGAGGGACCAAAGTCTGACATCTACCGTAGGTACTTATGCAAGGCAATATTGGCAGTGATGGAGCTCTTAACGCTGTCTGCAATTATCGGTGGACCTCCGCGCTGGTCACTAAAGCCAATGCCCAGATCATGCCGGGGGCAGCCCAGGGACTCATCCAAATCGACAACGACTACACCGGCTCGGATTTCTCTGTCTCCATCAAAGCGTTCAACCCATCATTCCTGGAGGGTGGCCTTACAGGAATATACATTGGAAGCTATTTGCAATCTATTACCCCAGGGTTGGCCCTTGGATTAGAGGCCATGTGGCAGCGTGCAGGACTCAATGCTCGCCCGGAGACGGCCATCTCATACTGTGCCAGATACAAGGGTAGTGATTGGATTGCAAGCGCTCAGTTGCAAGCTCAGGGAGCAATCAATGCGTCGTA
This window harbors:
- the TOM40 gene encoding translocase of outer mitochondrial membrane (BUSCO:202089at4751~EggNog:ENOG410PFY2~COG:U~BUSCO:8708at33183): MADFGSALNFVTDNAVPSILKGAYDAFSERREALGLTNPGTVENVAREVQKDVLLSNFMFTGLRADLTKVFGVSPLFRVSHAFTMGSQGNLPPYAFSSMFGTPSVLMQGNIGSDGALNAVCNYRWTSALVTKANAQIMPGAAQGLIQIDNDYTGSDFSVSIKAFNPSFLEGGLTGIYIGSYLQSITPGLALGLEAMWQRAGLNARPETAISYCARYKGSDWIASAQLQAQGAINASYWKKLSDKVEAGVDMNLQFSPSGNPMMGGGLRKEGTTTVGAKYEFRASTFRAQIDSSGKLGCLLEKRVAMPISLTFAGEIDQVKQQAKIGLAVSFEMASEELMEQQESGDMANVAAPPF